One window of the Colletotrichum lupini chromosome 9, complete sequence genome contains the following:
- a CDS encoding GMC oxidoreductase, producing MHQFSVHDFTPHLKDSSSRSLVLFQEHQPALHIMVLSTITAFTTFLLLLLLNLPLTTTAQPAPNETSTYTYIVIGSGPGGGPLACNLARAGHPTLLLEAGDDERDDIRTVIANGGYFITPSNSWSFFVRHHADDEVELRNNHLTWRLPSQNGTGIGPYWVGNAARAPKGAELLGVWYPRGATVGGSSVTNAMATWLPNDSDWDFVQNVTGDDSWNHKSIRQIFERIEKNNYLPEGTPGHGFDGYFNTNLGNGSQYLNNPGLMDILKSHLRSIGKDPEKLIEMVGSDGNFLSESRDTTEGMWGLSFHATDKWERYSSRTYIYETLAAKNADGSPKWPLTLSTNSLATKVLFEETEGGKPRAVGVEYLAGNSTYGADVRRNASTTGETRRVMASREVIVAGGAFNSPQLLQLSGIGNKTDLEALDIEVVADLPGVGRNLQDNQEFPVVGHAQLNLTATPNPNEPICAKGSPGDPCEELWRQGKGPYMRPGYNSNALLLKSNFSLTGERDVFVFSWPRAFRGFWPEVQQPELLDPPNTVGFSTVKMHPQNTAGYIKIRSADPTEPPQINFELYKEGAETDLEALAEVVAWGRRSMRDVQGPWGPVDPAEPPCAQVESNGRCGDANPESDKDWIREQTFGHHPTGTCKMGAADDGMAVVDSEFRVFGVDGLRVVDASVFPRAPGAFPAVATFIISQKASDVMLGGLGTSEPQEMMVVSQGS from the exons ATGCATCAGTTCAGTGTTCATGATTTCACACCCCACCTCAAAGACTCCTCTTCACGATCTCTAGTACTATTCCAGGAGCATCAACCTGCCTTACACATCATGGTCCTCTCCACAATCACAGCGTTCACAACCTTCCTCCTCCTGCTTCTCCTCAACCTCCCTCTCACGACCACAGCCCAACCCGCCCCAAACGAAACCTCAACCTACACCTACATCGTAATCGGCTCCGGCCCAGGAGGCGGCCCCCTAGCCTGCAACCTCGCCCGCGCAGGCCACCCAACCCTCCTCCTCGAAGCAGGCGACGACGAGCGCGACGACATCCGCACCGTCATCGCCAACGGCGGGTACTTCATCACCCCGAGCAACAGCTGGTCCTTTTTCGTACGGCATCACGCGGATGACGAGGTCGAGCTGCGGAACAACCACCTCACGTGGCGGCTGCCCTCGCAGAATGGAACTGGTATCGGACCGTACTGGGTCGGCAACGCGGCGAGGGCGCCAAAGGGGGCAGAGTTGTTGGGGGTGTGGTACCCGCGCGGCGCGACGGTGGGAGGATCGAGCGTGACGAATGCGATGGCGACGTGGTTGCCTAATGATTCGGATTGGGATTTTGTGCAGAATGTCACGGGGGATGATTCATGGAA CCACAAGAGCATTCGTCAAATCTTTGAGAGGATCGAGAAGAACAACTATCTCCCTGAGGGCACGCCGGGTCACGGGTTCGACGGCTACTTTAACACGAATCTAGGCAATGGGTCACAGTATCTCAATAACCCTGGTCTCATGGACATTCTCAAGTCGCACTTGCGGTCTATTGGGAAAGACCCGGAGAAGCTCATCGAGATGGTGGGCAGCGACGGCAACTTCCTCAGCGAGAGTAGAGACACGACGGAGGGCATGTGGGGGCTGTCGTTTCATGCCACGGATAAGTGGGAGCGGTACAGCTCTCGCACGTACATCTATGAGACGCTGGCAGCCAAGAACGCAGATGGCTCTCCTAAGTGGCCCCTAACCTTGTCGACGAATTCTCTGGCCACGAAAGTCCTATTTGAAGAGACGGAGGGTGGAAAGCCTAGGGCCGTGGGCGTTGAGTATTTGGCGGGCAATTCCACGTACGGTGCCGACGTGCGGCGAAACGCGTCAACGACAGGCGAGACAAGACGAGTAATGGCATCTCGGGAGGTCATCGTTGCAGGCGGTGCTTTCAACTCGCCCCAGCTACTACAGCTCAGCGGCATCGGAAACAAAACGGACCTTGAAGCTCTCGACATCGAGGTCGTGGCAGACTTGCCGGGCGTGGGGCGAAACCTCCAAGACAACCAAGAATTCCCGGTTGTGGGCCACGCTCAACTTAACCTCACGGCTACTCCAAATCCCAACGAGCCAATCTGCGCCAAAGGAAGCCCCGGAGACCCATGTGAAGAGCTGTGGCGACAGGGAAAGGGCCCGTACATGCGGCCAGGCTACAACTCGAACGCGTTGCTTCTTAAGTCCAACTTTTCGCTGACCGGAGAGCGAGATGTCTTCGTCTTCAGCTGGCCAAGGGCGTTCCGCGGGTTCTGGCCCGAGGTGCAGCAGCCGGAGCTCCTCGATCCGCCGAATACCGTTGGCTTCTCAACAGTCAAGATGCATCCGCAGAACACAGCCGGATACATCAAGATTCGGTCCGCAGACCCGACGGAACCGCCGCAGATCAACTTTGAACTGTACAAGGAAGGCGCCGAGACCGACCTTGAAGCACTAGCGGAGGTAGTGGCGTGGGGCCGACGGAGCATGCGGGACGTCCAAGGTCCGTGGGGTCCAGTGGATCCGGCCGAACCTCCGTGTGCGCAAGTCGAGAGTAATGGCCGCTGCGGCGATGCGAACCCGGAGTCGGATAAGGATTGGATCCGGGAGCAGACTTTTGGGCATCATCCTACAGGGACGTGCAAGATGGGTGCGGCTGATGATGGCATGGCGGTGGTGGATTCCGAGTTTCGGGTGTTTGGCGTGGACGGGCTCAGGGTTGTCGACGCGAGTGTGTTCCCGCGGGCTCCCGGAGCATTCCCTGCCGTGGCGACCTTTATCATTAGCCAGAAGGCGTCAGATGTGATGCTGGGAGGTCTAGGAACGTCAGAGCCACAAGAGATGATGGTGGTAAGCCAGGGTAGTTAG
- a CDS encoding RNA recognition domain-containing protein: MSNTTVHVKNIASATEDKEIKDFFSFCGKITNIEVTPAGETKDAAVTFEKETAAKTALLLNNTQLGTSHITVTSAGGDPTDDAPHHKENADRDSDDITQEEKPRSRIFAEYLAQGYVVGDAALQRAIELDSQHGVSNRFLTTLQGLDSKYHATDRAKATDQSYGITAKAQGIFGGLSSYFEKATSTPTGKKIVGFYETGSRQVQDIHTEARRLADLKKEEHGGSAYKASGLERFLGKEKAAPAATGETIGTQSPIQPDPTTAVPLSKPSAATDEKTPL, from the exons ATGTCAAACACCACCGTTCACGTTAAGAACATCGCTTCGGCGACCGAGGACAAGGAGATCAAGGACTTCTTTAGTTTCTG CGGCAAGATCACCAACATTGAGGTTACTCCCGCCGGCGAGACCAAGGATGCTGCCGTTACTTTCGAGAAGGAGACTGCTGCCAAGACGGCTCTTCTCCTGAACAACACTCAGCTCGGCACCTCTCACATCACCGTCACCAGCGCTGGTGGCGACCCTACCGATGATGCTCCTCACCACAAGGAGAACGCCGACCGCGACTCGGACGACATCACACAAGAAGAGAAGCCTCGTTCTCGCATCTTTGCCGAGTACCTTGCTCAAGGATATGTTGTCGGTGATGCCGCCCTGCAGCGCGCCATCGAGCTCGACAGCCAGCACGGTGTCTCCAACCGCTTCTTGACCACCCTCCAAGGTCTTGACTCCAAGTACCACGCAACCGACCGTGCCAAGGCTACGGACCAGTCCTACGGCATCACTGCCAAGGCCCAGGGCATCTTTGGCGGTCTCAGCTCGTACTTTGAGAAGGCCACCAGCACGCCCACTGGCAAGAAGATTGTTGGTTTCTACGAGACCGGCTCCAGACAGGTGCAGGACATTCACACCGAGGCCCGTCGCCTTGCCGACCTCAAGAAGGAGGAGCACGGCGGCAGCGCCTACAAGGCCTCCGGTCTCGAGAGATTCCTCGGCAAGGAGAAGGCTGCCCCCGCTGCCACTGGCGAGACCATCGGCACTCAATCTCCCATCCAACCCGACCCCACGACAGCTGTTCCTCTGTCTAAGCCGTCGGCCGCCACCGACGAGAAGACTCCCTTGTAA
- a CDS encoding LEA domain-containing protein, which produces MVGAASKSGSSMPGGWGKGEEQKSTYSVEQDIQDHGDNLVAGVIGKTGEVVDETGKTVGKVTEGEAGELVGNVVTATGDIIGKDGGVIGKALPLGELTEGGETKEGGGFSIMGATKGVKGIVDTVDGTVQTVNRTLPLVGDLTKGIGLGEGQGGVLGGVLGGGQDEKGSQGGLVGNTLGNVTGALGGQSEKGTSSDNALGGLLGGVLGQSQSGGPLGGVLGGTEPLNRDQSVTDKDEKLTQLLAEQKEEADDKASLTENAKQNLFENNETTSEVAPIDLQDVEKSQPDVDADGKLTTGGENTQTETEDSQGAKTDLTEQSTIDGKSDLQEVDAEPIEEATEGAETVKDDATEKAGTAQTDAQSRVPDDIATLDIPVSQIPDGLKSELPEDIQTADIPVSQIPFDAQSKLPTDLVSKLPSDLASQVEDAKSGAETARESDATEDWANQQNPEEQSEVPEDAQTGEFPKTEGVTEGVEGEGFEAIDEGVDSGVEGIEDVAETATAKTGDVPDIDVTAASESAPKSTIKDDIKSVLSTIRSAIPEDQRTVSVAGDKLLQPFEKFPGAQVDEEGRVVFDDVSIGRIAEGNPEELVGMTLDAEGNIVNERGSIIGKAELKSEVAEELLKDTIDFSILKGAKVNKAGNLVNDKGEAVGRIVSGILKHLVGRKANELGEIWNDSGKVIGKAEPIPETEREELSEPAPFEDFPGATVESNGHVLFEGDIVGRVTEGDPKKLKGKKVDDDGDILDKSGNAIGKAERWEPESEPEPEPEVPVDNSALAGKRVNKAGNVVDKDGTIYGRIVEGDIKRLIGRMCDKEGNVRSESGDIIGRAELVAEGDREGAKEGPFAELPGCTVAKDGTIVTPSGDIVGRLVQGDAKVLFGRPIDEDGDILDRNGNLLGKAERWEPEAAPERQKGPMEGRKVNRSGEVVDEDGDVIGKLTSGEIKACAGKPVNEDNDVVDSKGRVVGHVELLEDIPEPKGPMEGKVVNKEGFVVSDNGETLGKLTSGELSICAGKKVNEDNDVVDSKDRVVGHVTAISDLPQKKGPMEGRKVNKNGEVCDEDGNIIGRLTTGEVTICSGKEVNSDNDVVDSKDRVVGHVTLVEDIVEEEETPEETEEEKQARIEAEADRKLAKNLGGLIEQGLDRLRPICKMITQKIEAAERQPKEERDEEQLVKDVKPLIEEGGKLLTELNGSVRALDPDGRIQQNAKAKAQTREATPEEHHLAEVLKELTGTITETVEGAKRKLEDLPKAKAELNPLWGLLTEPLFQILAAVGLLLTGVLNLVGRLLNGLGLGKIVDGLLGTLGLNRLLDGLGLGSLTKALGGGKKK; this is translated from the exons ATGGTCGGAGCTGCATCCAAGTCAGGCAGCAGCATGCCCGGTGGTTGGGGAAAGGGTGAGGAGCAGAAGTCAA CATACTCGGTCGAGCAAGATATTCAAGACCATGGCGACAACCTCGTTGCCGGTGTCATTGGCAAGACCGGTGAGGTGGTAGACGAGACCGGCAAGACTGTCGGCAAGGTCACAGAAGGCGAGGCCGGAGAGCTTGTCGGCAACGTCGTTACCGCGACAGGCGATATCATCGGCAAGGACGGCGGCGTTATCGGCAAGGCTCTTCCCCTCGGCGAGTTGACGGAAGGGGGCGAGACCAAGGAGGGCGGTGGCTTCAGCATCATGGGCGCCACCAAGGGCGTCAAGGGCATCGTCGACACTGTCGACGGCACTGTTCAGACTGTCAACCGCACATTACCGCTTGTCGGCGACCTGACCAAGGGTATTGGTCTGGGCGAAGGCCAGGGCGGTGTGCTCGGCGGCGTCCTTGGTGGTGGTCAAGATGAGAAGGGTTCCCAAGGCGGCCTTGTCGGTAATACTCTGGGCAACGTTACCGGAGCTCTCGGCGGTCAGTCCGAGAAGGGCACATCTTCAGACAACGCCCTCGGCGGCCTGCTTGGAGGTGTTTTGGGCCAGAGCCAAAGTGGTGGCCCTCTTGGCGGCGTCCTCGGTGGCACCGAGCCATTGAACCGCGACCAGTCTGTCACCGACAAGGATGAGAAGCTCACCCAGCTTCTTGCTGAGCAGAAGGAGGAGGCAGATGACAAGGCCTCATTGACCGAGAACGCGAAGCAGAACCTCTTCGAGAACAACGAGACAACATCAGAGGTTGCCCCAATCGATCTCCAGGATGTCGAAAAGTCGCAACCCGACGTTGACGCTGATGGTAAGCTCACAACCGGCGGAGAGAACACCCAAACAGAGACTGAAGATTCCCAAGGCGCCAAGACAGACCTCACAGAACAATCGACAATCGACGGCAAGAGTGATTTGCAAGAGGTCGACGCCGAGCCCATCGAAGAGGCGACAGAGGGTGCCGAGACCGTCAAGGATGACGCGACTGAGAAGGCGGGCACTGCCCAGACTGATGCTCAGTCCCGTGTTCCAGATGACATCGCTACCCTCGACATTCCCGTCTCGCAGATTCCCGACGGTCTGAAGAGTGAGCTTCCGGAAGATATCCAGACTGCCGACATCCCCGTATCGCAGATTCCATTCGACGCTCAGTCCAAGCTTCCCACCGACCTTGTTTCCAAGCTTCCTTCGGATCTAGCCTCTCAGGTTGAGGACGCCAAGTCCGGTGCCGAGACTGCTCGTGAATCCGATGCCACTGAGGACTGGGCGAATCAGCAAAACCCCGAGGAGCAATCCGAGGTCCCCGAGGATGCTCAGACTGGCGAGTTCCCCAAGACCGAGGGTGTCACTGAGGGTGTCGAGGGCGAGGGCTTTGAGGCCATCGACGAGGGTGTGGACTCCGGTGTGGAGGGTATCGAAGATGTCGCCGAGACCGCTACTGCGAAGACTGGCGATGTTCCTGACATTGACGTCACCGCTGCTTCTGAGTCTGCTCCCAAGTCTACCATCAAGGATGATATCAAGAGCGTCCTCAGCACCATCCGCTCTGCCATTCCCGAAGACCAGCGCACCGTCTCTGTTGCCGGCGACAAGCTTCTCCAGCCATTCGAGAAGTTCCCTGGCGCCCAGGTTGACGAGGAAGGAAGGGTCGTCTTCGACGATGTTTCCATCGGTCGCATCGCCGAGGGCAACCCGGAGGAACTTGTTGGCATGACCCTCGATGCCGAGGGCAACATTGTCAACGAGCGCGGCAGCATCATTGGCAAGGCCGAGCTCAAGTCTGAGGTTGCTGAGGAGCTTCTCAAGGACACCATTGACTTCTCCATTCTGAAGGGTGCCAAGGTCAATAAGGCTGGCAACCTCGTCAACGACAAGGGTGAGGCCGTCGGTCGCATCGTCTCCGGAATCCTCAAGCACTTGGTTGGTCGCAAGGCCAACGAGCTCGGTGAGATCTGGAACGACAGCGGCAAGGTTATTGGCAAGGCCGAGCCCATTCCCGAGACTGAGCGTGAGGAGCTTAGCGAGCCTGCTCCCTTCGAGGACTTCCCTGGCGCAACCGTCGAGTCCAACGGACACGTTCTCTTTGAGGGCGACATCGTCGGTCGTGTCACTGAGGGTGACCCCAAGAAGCTCAAGGGCAAGAAGGTTGACGACGACGGTGACATTCTTGACAAGAGCGGCAATGCCATTGGCAAGGCCGAGCGTTGGGAACCCGAGTCTGAGCCTGAGCCTGAACCGGAGGTACCTGTTGACAACTCTGCCCTCGCTGGCAAGCGTGTCAACAAGGCTGGCAATGTCGTCGACAAGGACGGTACCATCTATGGCCGCATTGTCGAGGGTGACATCAAGCGCCTGATCGGTCGTATGTGCGACAAGGAAGGAAATGTCCGCAGCGAATCCGGTGACATCATCGGAAGAGCTGAGCTTGTCGCTGAGGGTGACCGTGAGGGAGCCAAGGAGGGTCCCTTCGCTGAGCTCCCTGGCTGCACTGTCGCCAAGGACGGTACCATTGTCACTCCCTCCGGGGACATTGTCGGTCGTCTTGTCCAGGGTGACGCCAAGGTTCTCTTCGGCCGCCCCATCGACGAGGATGGTGATATTCTCGACCGCAATGGCAACCTGCTCGGAAAAGCTGAGCGCTGGGAGCCCGAGGCTGCTCCCGAGAGACAGAAGGGACCTATGGAAGGCCGCAAGGTTAACCGCAGCGGCGAGGTTGTTGATGAGGATGGCGACGTGATTGGCAAGCTCACTTCTGGTGAGATTAAGGCCTGCGCCGGCAAGCCCGTCAACGAGGACAACGATGTTGTTGATTCCAAGGGACGTGTCGTCGGTCATGTCGAGCTTCTCGAGGACATTCCTGAGCCCAAGGGCCCCATGGAAGGCAAGGTTGTCAACAAGGAAGGTTTCGTCGTCAGCGACAATGGCGAGACTCTGGGTAAGCTTACCAGCGGTGAGCTCAGCATCTGCGCCGGCAAGAAGGTCAACGAGGACAACGATGTTGTTGACTCCAAGGACCGCGTTGTTGGTCACGTTACTGCCATCTCCGATCTTCCTCAGAAGAAGGGACCTATGGAGGGCCGCAAGGTCAACAAGAACGGTGAGGTCTGCGACGAAGATGGAAACATTATCGGCAGACTTACCACTGGCGAGGTCACCATTTGCTCCGGCAAGGAGGTCAACAGCGATAATGACGTTGTCGATTCCAAGGACCGTGTCGTGGGACACGTCACCCTCGTCGAGGATAtcgtcgaggaggaggagactCCCGAGGAgaccgaggaggagaagcagGCTCGCATCGAGGCTGAGGCCGACCGCAAGTTGGCCAAGAACCTCGGTGGCTTGATTGAGCAGGGCTTGGATCGTCTCCGTCCCATTTGCAAGATGATTACGCAGAAGATTGAGGCCGCTGAGCGCCAGCCCAAGGAGGAGCGTGACGAGGAGCAGCTGGTCAAGGATGTTAAGCCTCTCATTGAGGAGGGTGGCAAGCTCTTGACTGAGTTGAACGGCAGCGTTCGTGCCTTGGACCCCGATGGACGCATCCAGCAGAACGCCAAGGCCAAGGCCCAGACTCGTGAGGCTACTCCCGAGGAACACCACCTCGCCGAGGTCCTTAAAGAG TTGACCGGTACCATCACCGAAACCGTCGAAGGTGCCAAGCGCAAGCTTGAGGACCTTCCCAAGGCAAAGGCTGAGCTCAACCCTCTCTGGGGACTTCTCACCGAGCCTTTGTTCCAGATTCTGGCTGCCGTTGGTCTTTTGCTGACTGGTGTCCTGAACCTGGTTGGTCGTCTTCTCAACGGTCTTGGCCTCGGCAAGATTGTCGATGGTCTGCTCGGAACCCTCGGTCTCAACCGCCTGCTGGAtggcctcggcctcggcaGCTTGACCAAGGCTCTTGGTGGCGGCAAGAAGAAATGA